Sequence from the Nitrincola iocasae genome:
CTAGTTGTCATCATGAGACTCCAATGGGATGTCTTTTTATTAAAATGCGTGAATCACGTGCGCACTTGGGTGAAGCAACACGAGCGCAAGTTGATTTCCTTGAGGAGCAAGGATTAGCTGCTTTCAGGAAATGGGTGGAGCGTTCAAAGGCCAAAGGTGAGTTTTCTGCAGACATGTCACCAGAGTTTGCAGCCACCTATATCGACGCACAGATAAGCTATGCTTCGTCACAGCTCACTCGTGGTGAGGATCCGGAAATTGTGAAGAAGATACTGTCAGTCGCTTTTTCTATGCTGGGATGAGCATGCCTGTCAGTTCGGTATTTCTGCAAGAAGCAGGCATTTGCTCATTTGGGGTGAAAGAGAGCTTATTTAAATCTGTTTGGTGGGCACAGAGCAATGCATAACAATCCACTGCACACGGAATTTTACTCGTTTCGCTCGTGTGTAATGGCGAAAGGTTAACACCTTTCTTGCTGTATTAAAGATGAGGGTAGGCCCCTCGATTCCGGTAGCCAGATGCAGGAATCAAACCGCCCTATGCGGTATGCATTAAGAGTGCATGTCGTGAGCAATAGGGAAGGCAGTATGATTAACTGTCAGGTAAGTTCGGAAGAGATGAACGAAAGTGAACCGTCGATGAAGTGTCGACATGTAAAAATGTTGTCGAAACTGGGAAATGAGCGTCTTCCCAGGACGAGTACGGACGTGAGCTGGAAACGGGCTGTGTGGCAACCGGCATAGAGGCGGCATGAATTCTGAACAGGCTTTAGTATGGAACATGAGAACCTGTTGCTCTGATGATAAGGAAGACGCACAAGTGGTAACTGGAAGGAATACAAGAGATTAATCAGCAGCGCGGAATTGAAGTCCCTGAATTCAGATAATAACCGCAGCACGTTGCCGTAACCGGGCAGAGGAAGGAAGGCCGGTACCCTCATCACGCCTCTGCCCGATCCCGCCGAATCAGCAGTATCAATGCCAGCGCCGCCAGAGAGCCCATAACAGCGGCGAAACTGATTCCGGTTGTCGTCAGGCTGGTCACGCTTGCCATCAAACCCAGGCCGATCACTGGCACCGAGATAGCGACATAGGCTACCACAAAAAAGGAGGACGTCACGGCGGCCTTCTCTGCAGTCGGGCTGGCTGAGGTGATCGCGCCCATGCCAGCCCGGAAGACAATACCCTGGCCCATACCGGCAATAACGGCACCGACTACGAATAGGGCTAGAGACTGGGTATAGATGCCCAGCGCTATCGGAATCACCCCGAGCATCAGAGACATGCAGCCCAGAGGAAGGCGCAGTCTGATTGGCAGGGTGCCCTGCAGAAGCTGGCCCAGGGTTGAGGCGATAAAGATGCTGCCAGCCACGACGCCGACCAGCAACCGATTGTCATAGCCCAGGACCCTGCCCATCATCGCCGGGGCGATGGATGTGAAGAAGCCGCACATGGCGAAGCCGGCAAACCCGGCAATGGCCGCGGGAATGAATACGCCACGGACTTCCGGTGGCACACTCAAACGCTGGATAGACAGTTTCGGGTGAGCAGGCTTTGAGACAGTCTCCGGAGCTACCCAGATGCAACACACTGCCAGCACGGCCAGGGAGATGTGCACCAGAAAGGTCAGATGTAATGGCCAGGGCAGATACTGGGAGAGGGCGCCGGCAAGCATGGGCCCAAGGCCCAGCCCGCCCATATTCGCCGCCGTGGCAAAGAATGTGGCTTTATCCCGCCAGTGGGGCGGGGCCAGTTCAAGGACGGCCACAGTGGCCGTGCCGGTAAAGATCCCGGCGGACAGCCCTGACAACACCCGGCCGGTCAGGATCATCGCCAGGCCGTTGGCCTGCAAAAACACCAGGTCACTGATGATGGAGCAAGCCAGCCCCGCGAACAGTAATGGCCGGCGACCCACTTGGTCAGACCAGCGTCCCGTAAGCACCAGTGCGGTAATCACGCCACCGGCATAGGCTGCAAAGATGATGGTGATCATCAGATCAGAAAACCCGAATCGGTCCTGATAGATGGGGTAGAGAGGGGTCGGCATGGTGGTGCCGATCATCGTGACACTGAAGGTAAGTGCCGCGCCCAGGAAAATGAGTAACGGATACCACGGGTGTTGCTTGGAGGAGGCCATGCGTGAGTTCCGATAAGCGGTTATTAAAAGATAGTTTACGTTATCAGATGCGTTGGGCGGAATCGAAATATTCTGATAACAAACGGGGGCATGTGTCTATTCGCAGGCCTTTCAGGCGTCTGGTCAGAGCCAAATGCACAGTGATTGCAGGATCAGTGGCGGCTTCTTCATTGCGGCTTTAGGCGCGGATGCTAGAATACCCACCAGCATTGGCTATCACTGGAGAAAAGCGATATGAACACGGCTCCCGCACCTTATCCAATCAGTACGCCCCGGCGTTCCCCGTGTCATCCCCGAGCAATGCAATATCGCGCAGGCTGTAGCGCTGTGTGCAGGGATCGACTACGCGCTGACGCACCAGTAGAGTAGGGAAGAGCAATGCATCTGCCTCGTTTGTACTCCTTCCGGCGTTGTCCATACGCTATGCGTGCTCGGCTCGGTATTTTGTTTGCCGAGCAGCAAGTGCAGCTGCGTGAGATAGTGCTAAAAAACAAGCCAGCGCAGATGCTGGCTATCAGTCCTAAAGGCACGGTTCCCGTTCTGGAGCTGGCCGAGGGTGATAGCGCTAAGAGGCGTGTTATCGAGGAAAGCAGGGAAATACTGAACTGGGCGCTGCAACAAAAAGATCCTCAAGGTTTGCTCAACGTCGACCGGGTAAGCGCTCAGGCCCTGCTCGATCGAAATGATAACGAATTTAAACACTGGCTAGATCGCTATAAGTACGCCGATCGCCATCCTGAACTAAGCCAGCTGGAGTATCGGCAACAGGGCGAGGTGTTTTTGCAGGAGTTGGAGAATTTACTCGGCAAGAATCGGTATCTACTGGGGAACAACATCAGCATGGCGGATATCGGTATCATGCCTTTTGTACGTCAGTTCGCCCACGTAGATCGGGAGGTATTTTACAGCTTGCCCTATCCGAACCTTCAGCAATGGCTCAGGGATTGGCTGGAACACCCTGTGTTCCAGCAGGTTATGCTCAAGTTTCAACCTTGGCAGGAAGGCGATGAAATAGTGATATTTCCAGGCGATGCTTATAGCGCATCTGATTCAGGCGGTAATTGATGAGCAAGCTCGGAGGCGTCTTGGTTAGATGCTTCATTTTGTTCCATTGAGTGCGTTAATACAATATTATCAGTAACCTAGTTACTCGCTCTCTTAAAGGTTGATTTTCAGTGTTTTCAAATTTTTTTCGACCGAAAAATCTCTCCCAAAAAATGATACGTGTTATTTTTGTCATCTACTTTTGTGTAGCGTGCTTAATTACAGGTATACAGTTTCTGACAGAATATTTAAAAACTCAGGATTCGATATTAACTGAACTAAAACAACTGGAAGAGACTGTTAGAGGCCCTGTTTCAACAAGTTTATGGCAGTACGACGACAAGCAATTGGATGTGCTAATTGATGGCTTAGTCACTATGCCCATTATTGAAGGTGTCGACATTAAGGATACCCAAGGCAACACCATCGTTTATAAACGTCTTTATAGACTAGATTCTGAACCCTTCTCGATGTTTGATACCACAGCAGACTTAAGCTGGACACTTAATGGTAAAAATATTGCGCTTGGGACAATGACCCTATATTCATCATCAAAAGTTGTTTTAGATCGCGTATGGTTTGGCTTTGTATTGATCGCGATCACCGCAATTATAAAGTTATCGGTTTTATTTGGGCTATTTATCTGGGCTTTTAATCGCTATCTCGCTCTGCCACTTAAGGAGCTTATGTCGCAAGTAGATGAAGTGCAACTCAGTCACACGCTAAATAAACGAATCACACTATCTAATTTTGAGAATAATGAACTTAATCAACTTCAAGAGCACATGAATACCATGCTCACCCGCATGGAAAAAGATAGGCAACGTCTATTAAATGATGAAAAAACCAAACGCGAATGGTTAGAGAAAGCGGTAACAGAACGTACGGCTGAATTACAAATGTTGAATGAAAAACTCAAAGATATTGCAGCAAAAGATTCGTTGACTGGGGTTCTAAATCGCGGTAATTTTTTTGAAACTGCACAGCACCTTTTTTTGCTTTCCCAACGACAGCAGTCTCCTGCTTCATTCATTTTGATGGATTTAGATCACTTTAAACGCATCAATGATACGTATGGTCATTTCATTGGCGATCACGTTTTGATTCACTTCATGCAGACTATTCAAGGTTTATTGCGAAAATCTGACCTGATCGGACGTGTCGGTGGGGAAGAATTTGCACTATTTCTACCGAATGCCGGTATAGATGAAGCCTATGAGATTGCCAACAAAATAAGACAGGCCATTAAAGCATCCACGGTGGAAATTGATGGCAAGAAAGTGACTTACACGGTCAGCCAAGGTATTGAGGCCATTGGGCCTGAGGATCACAGCATTGTTCAATTATACAAACGTGCTGATGTTAAACTATATCAAGCAAAAGATAAGGGCCGCGATTGTGTTGAAATATAAAAATATTGCCCTACTTGTATTGCTGATACTGCCCTTGATAAAAGCAAATATGAGTCAGGCTGAGACATTAAAAGTATGTTATGACCAATGGGCGCCAATGACCATTTTCCCAACTGAAGCCTCGCCTAATCGAGGTGTTGTCATCGATATGCTGGAAAATATTTTTACTGAAAAAGGATATGACATTGAATACTATGAAGTTCCTTTAGCGAGAGGCCTTGATATGGTCGCAGAGGGCCTGTGCGATATGTTACCGGAATACTTACTTTCTCCCAGTTCTGAAAATGATTTTGTTTATGCTTCTGAGCCAACTTTTTCCTATTCAACGGCTTTTGTTATCAGGCGTGATGACCCCTGGCGATATAATGGGATTCATTCTATTGAAGGCAAGCGTATCGCAACAGGAGCAGGCTGGGATTACAGTTCGGTCAGCGTCGATTACCAACACTACATCGATGCACAAGAGCACTCAGGCTTGGTTGAAGTCATTGCCGGTACGGATGATGTTGTTGAACGAATCTTTCAAATGATTAAAGCCAACAGAGTCGACTTGTACGCCGATAATGATCTGGTGCTTCAACATACCTTAAATAGACTTAATCTACAGAATGACCTTCAAATTATTCGTCCCGGTTTAGACAAGAAACTGGTTGAAATGCCGATATTCTCTACAACAATACCGGAGGCAAAACGACTGGAACTGATTCGAATCTGGAATGAAGGTCGCGTAGCAATGAGAGGTGAAAAGGAGACGTTATTACTAAAAAAATATAATGTCACTATTCAATGATATCTACTTGTGTGTTTCTTCCGTCTGTTCAGGGTCTGAAGGCCCTCCACCGGAAAGGCAGAGGGTAGGTAGCTTATACCTTGTTACACCTTGGACCTCAGGCGCAACCCAACGTACTGGCTGGGTAAAAACGCCTGTAATTGTCAGACCTTGAACTTACCGGTTTGATCCTCAAGTTTTCGGGCATATCCTTCCAATGAGTTGCTGATACCATCAATGGCTCTGGAGTGCTCCGCACTCTCTCCGGCTAGATCATTAATTCGGGTTATGTTCTGGTTGATCTCCTCAACCACTTGGGTTTGTTCCTCTGTTGCAGATGCCACACTGACGTTCATGTCGGCAATATTCGCCATTGCTTCGAGAATGCCCTGGATCTCGGTTTCAGCGCTTAATGCCAACTCCTCGGTTTGCGAGGCCTGATCGCTTCCAGTTTCCATCACAGACACAATGTTCGAGACACCGGTTTGTAGTGCGCAAATCATCTTCTGGATGTCCTCAGTTGATGTCTGCGTGCGCTGGGCAAGAGTCCGTACCTCATCGGCAACGACGGCAAAGCCCCGACCCTGCTCGCCGGCGCGGGCCGCTTCGATCGCCGCGTTCAGTGCAAGAAGGTTAGTCTGATCAGCAATGCCTCGAATGACGTCGAGAACGGACGTGATATTGTTGGAGTCCTCGGACAGCTGGCGGATTACCTCTACCGCTTTCGCGATTTGCGCCGACAGCTGCTGCACCTGCGTGGAGGTCTGGCGAATGATCCGCCCGCCGTTTTGTCCTTTTTCCTCGGCTTCGCGGGTAATTTCGGATGCCCGTGAGGCATTGCCAGCGACTTCCTCGATGGCACTTTGCATTTCGTTAATGGCAGTTGCCACCATTGAAATGGAATCGGTCTGGCGGGTTACTCCATCCATATTCTCGGCGGCCGTACGTGATAGACCGGTTGCCTCACCTCCAAGCTCGGTCGTCAGCTGCTGTATGGATGCGATCATAGACTGCAGATTATCAAGTACCAGGTTAAAGCTGTGCGCCAGCTTACCGATATCATCGTCTTGCTCAACTACAATGCGTTGTGTGAGATCTCCTTCGCCTTGAGCAATGTTATCCAGTTGGCCGCGAATGTCGGATATTGAATGGGTGATCAGCTTGAGGAAAAACATAAACAATGCGGAGCTCATCAATAGTGCAATCACTGTTACCACAATAATCGTGATTGAGCTTGATTGACCTTCTGCGGAAGCTTCCGTAGCTCGGATTTGGGCTTGCTCGTCAGCGTAAGCGCCCACGTCATCGAAATAGTTTCGTAGACGCTCGAAGAGCTCTCTGGTTTGTGACTTTGCGATTTCCTGCGCTTCTGAAATATTGCCGTTGCGAGCCAGGTTGAGCACCCGATCCGCAGAAGCCTTCCAGCTATCGAAGGCTGGCTTAAAGCCTTCGACAATTTCAGCCACATTGGTATCCTGAAGGCGATCCACGGCCTGATTGAACCGGTTGTAGGCCTGCTGAGCGTTTTCTTCATAGCTAGCTAAATACTCGTCGGCCTCATCACCTTGGCCAAGAACTTCGACGAAGTTGTTCTGGGCCACCAGCGCCTGGTAAAGGTCACGATCACCGTTAAGAACCTCACTGATCGACGGCAGATAAACTTCAGCTACCCGGTCAGTGTCAGACACAAGATTCCGAACGGTATTGACGGCGAAAAAAACAATAACAATCATTGCCAACGCTGCAATAACGAATGGCAGCGCGACTTTGACTCGAAAACCAAGCTGATTCTTCATATTCATCTAATATTCCCCGTAACCACGTAATATTTATATTTATATTAATAGTAGCATTTTATGAATTTTCTTAAACAGAATATTTTTTAGTATTGAAGTGATGAAAAGGCGAGGTAATTCAATCTTCTATTGGAAGTTACTGGTGAAATTCGTAAGCTGGCCAGAACTGTTGAGTGCTGCCATTGGTACAGCATGTAAGTATTCATAACCATGCCAGTCACGGCGAGGGTCTTTTCGTTGCGGCTAAAAGCCGCGCGTGTTGTCTGCGTTAGCCAGATGCCAATAGGCACACGCTCTGCTAGACTTCACTCATGAAACAAGTTAACTGGAATGCTGAAAAGAACCAGCAGTTGATGAGCGAGCGCGGAGTTTCATTCGAATTAGATCCAGAAGAGCAAGAGTTACTTGAGGCATACGAGTCATAACGCGCTCCGCCGCCTTCCGCGTTATGATTTATAGAGAGCATACCCTGCCTAAAGCAGCTGGTAGCATCCACCTTAGGCAGGGTATTGATAAAATAGCTATAGTCTTACACCTCCAATCGTATAACCACCATCAATTATTATTTCTTGACCGGTGACAAAAGCAGCATCATCAGACAATAACCATGCAATTGTTCCAGAAACATCACTTGGTGTGCCATTACGCTTCAGTGCTGTGTGATCAGCCAATTTTCGCGATAACTCAGGGGCAAGTACTTCACTAGCCATTGGCGTTAAAATGATACCGGGGCTAACTGCATTGACTCGTATATTTTGTTGCCCTTTTTCTACAGCAAGTGTCTTCATCAAACTTAATAGAGCGCCCTTAGTTGCAGCATAAGCGCCGGCTCCCGGCATTACTGCAGAGGCTGTCCATGAAGCGTTTATGACAATTGCTCCAGTGTCCATTAGTGGTAACGATTGTTGTATGGTTGCTAACGTACCTTTCAAGTTAGTATCAATTAGGCTATCAAGCTGGCTGAGTGCCGTATCTGAAACTGGGCAAAACTCCCCTAGAGTACCTGCGTTCGCAAATACGCCATCAAGTCTACCAAATGATTTAAGAATGAGTTGTATCGCATTGGAAAGCGCTGCCGTATCAGTAATGTCACAAGGCAGGGAAATGGCATGTGTGCCCAGTGATTCCACTTCTGATACGACTTGTTGCAGCGGCTCTTCGCTGCGGCCTATTAGCGCTAGTTGGGCACCTTCTGTTGCCAACCTTAGGGCGGCCGCCTTGCCCATACCTGTACCAGCGCCAGTGATAAGGATGTTTTTATTGTTGAACCGTGAATTAATCATAATGACCTCGATAAGGAAAGTTATAGAGTCTCCATGATAATTGATCCATAAATACTTATAATTATCGATTTTCTATGATCACTTTAAAGAGTTACTATCTAATGGATCTTTTTCAATCTATGAAAGCGTTCGTAGCAACGGTGAATGCAGGGTCTATGAGCTCTGCCGCGGCAGAGCTGAAGTTAACACCAGCAATGGTCGGCCAGCACATTGCTGCGTTAGAGCTCAGGCTTGGAACCCGGTTATTGAATAGAACAACACGTCGCCAGAGTTTAACTGACTTCGGTAAGGCTTATCTGGAGCAATGCAAGGATATTCTTGAGCGAGTCGCCATTGCTGAAATGGAAGCTGAAGCTCAGTCGAGTGAAGCGCAAGGTGTGTTGCGAATTACTGCGCCGGTTACATTCGGCGCAACATTACTGGTACCCGCATTAAAGCAGTATCGACAACTATCACCCTTAGTTAGGCTGGATTTGATGTTAACAGATAAGAGCTTAGACATAGTTGAAGAAGGTGTTGATATCGCATTTCGCATTGGGTACATTCCTGATAGCCGCATGATCCAGCGAGTTTTAATGC
This genomic interval carries:
- a CDS encoding MFS transporter, with the protein product MASSKQHPWYPLLIFLGAALTFSVTMIGTTMPTPLYPIYQDRFGFSDLMITIIFAAYAGGVITALVLTGRWSDQVGRRPLLFAGLACSIISDLVFLQANGLAMILTGRVLSGLSAGIFTGTATVAVLELAPPHWRDKATFFATAANMGGLGLGPMLAGALSQYLPWPLHLTFLVHISLAVLAVCCIWVAPETVSKPAHPKLSIQRLSVPPEVRGVFIPAAIAGFAGFAMCGFFTSIAPAMMGRVLGYDNRLLVGVVAGSIFIASTLGQLLQGTLPIRLRLPLGCMSLMLGVIPIALGIYTQSLALFVVGAVIAGMGQGIVFRAGMGAITSASPTAEKAAVTSSFFVVAYVAISVPVIGLGLMASVTSLTTTGISFAAVMGSLAALALILLIRRDRAEA
- a CDS encoding glutathione S-transferase, with the translated sequence MHLPRLYSFRRCPYAMRARLGILFAEQQVQLREIVLKNKPAQMLAISPKGTVPVLELAEGDSAKRRVIEESREILNWALQQKDPQGLLNVDRVSAQALLDRNDNEFKHWLDRYKYADRHPELSQLEYRQQGEVFLQELENLLGKNRYLLGNNISMADIGIMPFVRQFAHVDREVFYSLPYPNLQQWLRDWLEHPVFQQVMLKFQPWQEGDEIVIFPGDAYSASDSGGN
- a CDS encoding diguanylate cyclase, whose translation is MFSNFFRPKNLSQKMIRVIFVIYFCVACLITGIQFLTEYLKTQDSILTELKQLEETVRGPVSTSLWQYDDKQLDVLIDGLVTMPIIEGVDIKDTQGNTIVYKRLYRLDSEPFSMFDTTADLSWTLNGKNIALGTMTLYSSSKVVLDRVWFGFVLIAITAIIKLSVLFGLFIWAFNRYLALPLKELMSQVDEVQLSHTLNKRITLSNFENNELNQLQEHMNTMLTRMEKDRQRLLNDEKTKREWLEKAVTERTAELQMLNEKLKDIAAKDSLTGVLNRGNFFETAQHLFLLSQRQQSPASFILMDLDHFKRINDTYGHFIGDHVLIHFMQTIQGLLRKSDLIGRVGGEEFALFLPNAGIDEAYEIANKIRQAIKASTVEIDGKKVTYTVSQGIEAIGPEDHSIVQLYKRADVKLYQAKDKGRDCVEI
- a CDS encoding substrate-binding periplasmic protein; the protein is MLKYKNIALLVLLILPLIKANMSQAETLKVCYDQWAPMTIFPTEASPNRGVVIDMLENIFTEKGYDIEYYEVPLARGLDMVAEGLCDMLPEYLLSPSSENDFVYASEPTFSYSTAFVIRRDDPWRYNGIHSIEGKRIATGAGWDYSSVSVDYQHYIDAQEHSGLVEVIAGTDDVVERIFQMIKANRVDLYADNDLVLQHTLNRLNLQNDLQIIRPGLDKKLVEMPIFSTTIPEAKRLELIRIWNEGRVAMRGEKETLLLKKYNVTIQ
- a CDS encoding methyl-accepting chemotaxis protein, with amino-acid sequence MNMKNQLGFRVKVALPFVIAALAMIVIVFFAVNTVRNLVSDTDRVAEVYLPSISEVLNGDRDLYQALVAQNNFVEVLGQGDEADEYLASYEENAQQAYNRFNQAVDRLQDTNVAEIVEGFKPAFDSWKASADRVLNLARNGNISEAQEIAKSQTRELFERLRNYFDDVGAYADEQAQIRATEASAEGQSSSITIIVVTVIALLMSSALFMFFLKLITHSISDIRGQLDNIAQGEGDLTQRIVVEQDDDIGKLAHSFNLVLDNLQSMIASIQQLTTELGGEATGLSRTAAENMDGVTRQTDSISMVATAINEMQSAIEEVAGNASRASEITREAEEKGQNGGRIIRQTSTQVQQLSAQIAKAVEVIRQLSEDSNNITSVLDVIRGIADQTNLLALNAAIEAARAGEQGRGFAVVADEVRTLAQRTQTSTEDIQKMICALQTGVSNIVSVMETGSDQASQTEELALSAETEIQGILEAMANIADMNVSVASATEEQTQVVEEINQNITRINDLAGESAEHSRAIDGISNSLEGYARKLEDQTGKFKV
- a CDS encoding SDR family NAD(P)-dependent oxidoreductase, whose amino-acid sequence is MINSRFNNKNILITGAGTGMGKAAALRLATEGAQLALIGRSEEPLQQVVSEVESLGTHAISLPCDITDTAALSNAIQLILKSFGRLDGVFANAGTLGEFCPVSDTALSQLDSLIDTNLKGTLATIQQSLPLMDTGAIVINASWTASAVMPGAGAYAATKGALLSLMKTLAVEKGQQNIRVNAVSPGIILTPMASEVLAPELSRKLADHTALKRNGTPSDVSGTIAWLLSDDAAFVTGQEIIIDGGYTIGGVRL
- a CDS encoding LysR family transcriptional regulator — protein: MDLFQSMKAFVATVNAGSMSSAAAELKLTPAMVGQHIAALELRLGTRLLNRTTRRQSLTDFGKAYLEQCKDILERVAIAEMEAEAQSSEAQGVLRITAPVTFGATLLVPALKQYRQLSPLVRLDLMLTDKSLDIVEEGVDIAFRIGYIPDSRMIQRVLMPYKMIVCASPEYLARHGTPAHPTELAAHELVIFTRTFDIPLKFYNDDQTIEVKPQSMITVNSGHALLNAAKSGLGIIVQPEILLVNDLKAGKLARILPEWHLGERQISMLYYRHRNMTPKVRSFIDFAINEFCEQRR